The Triticum aestivum cultivar Chinese Spring chromosome 7B, IWGSC CS RefSeq v2.1, whole genome shotgun sequence genome window below encodes:
- the LOC123161308 gene encoding uncharacterized protein has translation MLLDLGHEWSALPPFPMKVFPQAIGACVLRGYCHHRIYKTHDTSTTKSTLGYREPNRMLQVFSLRLSSSTSYPVGVYGIIAVRDSLEPLRNYVFNRPCRDDVVTIDQDSFTLPLCSPCRGMYLRQDALLEVDLWVKEEGDGSADKQILSVYAEIESCPAYDEMLYGQIRTGLFSLDIGYISFTRSIEAVIEVLAKVDGPHHVRFGAFSSGFDHEIVLFDDTFSGTKMQFQHVVVVKAEEKLDVCLKLGESLFGWAFQDGHVGPVRIPDDSMSKYGQFDVRVFFAPKNSRPQK, from the exons ATGCTTCTAGATCTGGGACATGAGTGGTCTGCCCTTCCTCCTTTTCCTATGAAAGTATTCCCTCAGGCAATAGGCGCATGCGTTTTGCGGGGCTACTGTCACCACCGTATATACAAAACCCATGATACTTCCACCA CTAAATCAACTCTTGGATACCGCGAACCAAATCGGATGCTACAGGTATTCTCGCTGCGTTTGTCAAGCTCTACATCATATCCTGTTGGTGTCTATGGAATAATCGCCGTTCGGGATTCCTTGGAGCCTCTGAGGAATTACGTCTTTAATCGTCCCTGCAGAGATGATGTTGTCACCATTGACCAG GATTCCTTTACCCTACCTCTTTGTAGCCCTTGTCGAGGAATGTACTTACGGCAGGATGCATTACTAGAAGTTGATCTGTGGGTAAAGGAGGAAGGGGATGGATCGGCTGACAAACAAATACTTTCTGTGTATGCTGAGATTGAGAGCTGCCCAGCTTATGATGAAATGCTATATGGACAGATTCGTACTGGCCTGTTCAGCTTGGACATAGGCTACATATCATTTACAAGAAGTATCGAGGCCGTAATAGAAGTCTTGGCAAAGGTTGATGGTCCTCATCATGTGAGATTTGGTGCTTTCAGCAGTGGCTTTGATCATGAGATTGTGTTGTTTGATGACACATTCTCTGGGACTAAGATGCAGTTTCAGCATGTAGTCGTGGTGAAAGCAGAGGAAAAATTGGATGTTTGCTTAAAGTTGGGGGAATCACTCTTTGGCTGGGCTTTCCAGGATGGACATGTTGGACCTGTTAGGATTCCTGATGACTCTATGTCAAAGTATGGCCAGTTTGATGTGAGGGTGTTCTTTGCCCCTAAGAACTCGCGACCACAGAAATAA